In Naumovozyma castellii chromosome 1, complete genome, one DNA window encodes the following:
- the RPN10 gene encoding proteasome regulatory particle base subunit RPN10 (ancestral locus Anc_4.372) translates to MVLEATVLVVDNSEYSRNGDYPRTRFEAQIDAVEFIFQAKRNSNPENTVGLLSSAGDNPIVLSTFTSEFGKILAGLHDTSIEGSIHLVTAIQVAALTLKHRQNKVQHQRIIVFVCSPITDKKEDLIKLGKKLKKNSIAVDVINFGELEANTEILEGFISTVNNAQEDSSHLVTIQPSTSRLLYEQIASSAVVLEHGASESMGMNDGFGGNEGGFMDFGVDPSMDPELAMALRLSMEEEQQRQERLRQQEQQPQQETGEPENPPSENANNENH, encoded by the coding sequence ATGGTATTAGAAGCTACAGTACTGGTGGTAGATAACTCAGAATACTCCAGAAATGGAGATTACCCAAGGACGAGATTTGAAGCTCAAATTGATGCCGTCGAATTCATATTCCAGGCCAAGAGGAATAGTAATCCTGAGAACACAGTCGGGTTATTATCTTCGGCGGGGGACAATCCAATTGTTTTATCTACTTTCACTTCAGAGTTTGGTAAGATTTTGGCTGGATTGCATGATACATCCATTGAAGGGTCCATTCATTTGGTCACAGCTATCCAAGTAGCAGCCTTGACTTTGAAACATCGTCAAAACAAAGTACAACATCAAAGAATCATCGTCTTTGTATGCAGTCCCATCACAGATAAGAAGGAAGATTTGATTAAGCTAGgtaagaaattgaagaaaaacagTATTGCCGTCGATGTTATTAATTTCGGTGAACTAGAGGCAAATACAGAAATATTAGAGGGGTTTATTTCAACTGTTAATAATGCCCAAGAGGATAGCAGCCATTTAGTCACTATACAACCATCTACTTCTAGACTATTGTATGAACAAATAGCCTCATCGGCTGTCGTGTTGGAACATGGTGCATCTGAATCTATGGGTATGAATGATGGATTTGGTGGAAACGAAGGTGGATTTATGGATTTTGGTGTGGATCCATCAATGGATCCCGAACTAGCTATGGCTCTACGTTTATCCATGGAAGAGGAACAACAAAGACAAGAAAGGTTGAGACAACAGGaacaacaaccacaacagGAAACTGGAGAACCGGAGAATCCTCCAAGTGAGAACGCAAACAATGAAAACCATTGA
- the HOM6 gene encoding homoserine dehydrogenase (ancestral locus Anc_4.374) — protein sequence MSGKIVNVAVIGAGVVGTSFLNQITTMKSSIQYNLIAILEAEHSLISKDYKPLQLTPDWRTALNKSNEKSLPLPELIEYLKKSPLPTILVDNTSSAYVAGFYPKIVENGISIATPNKKAFSSDLATWKQLFAGKPTDGLVYHEATVGAGLPIISFLREIIQTGDEVEKIEGIFSGTLSYIFNEFSTVEKNDVKFSDVVKVAKQLGYTEPDPRDDLNGLDVARKVTIVARISGLQVENPTSFPVQSLIPKPLETIESAAEFLEKLPQYDDELTKLKEEAAAENKVLRFIGKVDVATNSTSVGIEKYDYSHPFAALKGSDNVISIKTKRYQNPVIIQGAGAGADVTAAGILGDVIKIAQRL from the coding sequence ATGTCTGGAAAAATCGTCAATGTTGCTGTCATCGGTGCTGGTGTCGTGGGGACCTCCTTCTTAAACCAAATTACCACCATGAAATCATCCATCCAATATAACTTAATTGCCATCTTGGAAGCTGAACATTCTTTAATCTCCAAGGACTACAAGCCTTTACAATTGACTCCAGATTGGAGAACTGCTCTAAACAAATCTAACGAGAAGAGTCTGCCACTACCAGAATTGATTGAGTACTTGAAGAAATCTCCTCTACCAACCATTTTGGTCGATAACACTTCCAGTGCCTACGTTGCTGGATTCTATCCAAAGATTGTAGAAAATGGAATTTCCATTGCTACTCCAAACAAGAAGGCCTTCTCTTCCGATTTGGCTACATGGAAACAATTATTCGCTGGTAAGCCAACTGATGGTCTAGTTTACCATGAAGCCACCGTTGGTGCTGGTCTTCCAATTATCTCTTTCCTAagagaaattattcaaaccGGTGATGAAgtagaaaaaattgaaggtATCTTCTCCGGTACTTTATCTTACATCTTTAACGAATTCTCCACCGTTGAAAAGAATGACGTCAAATTCTCTGACGTTGTCAAGGTGGCTAAACAATTAGGTTACACTGAACCAGATCCAAGAGATGATTTGAATGGGTTAGATGTTGCTAGAAAGGTCACAATCGTTGCTAGAATTTCCGGTTTACAAGTGGAAAACCCAACCTCTTTCCCTGTTCAGTCTTTGATCCCAAAACCATTAGAAACTATTGAATCCGCTGCtgaattcttggaaaaattaccaCAATacgatgatgaattgactAAATTGAAGGAAGAAGCCGCTGCTGAAAACAAAGTCTTGAGATTCATTGGCAAAGTGGATGTGGCTACCAACTCTACTTCTGTTGGTATTGAAAAGTACGATTACTCTCATCCATTTGCCGCATTGAAGGGTTCTGATAATGTTATCTCCATTAAGACTAAACGTTACCAAAATCCAGTCATTATTCAAGGTGCAGGTGCAGGTGCAGATGTTACTGCTGCTGGTATCTTGGGTGATGTCATTAAGATTGCTCAAAGATTATAA
- the PPX1 gene encoding exopolyphosphatase (ancestral locus Anc_4.377), translating to MSLRIFLEQLKTSHLPRVLGSPSKLKIVYGNESADMDSVASAITYAYFNYVYDPTQLVIPIINIPRCDLPLRRDILFALDKISITEDLLYFNEDLNKFIQVHEAGIETVLVDHNDLPKLDGIRTVVGVIDHHADLGLYKDASPRVIRPTGSCSSLVFNYWIGLIKGWVRMKDAIPLSMAALVIDTTNLKHRVEEPDLEACAIYDKALPDFDRHQYCKDLKKRKNDIKGFTVHDLLRKDYKQFQFANSNGDEIDVGISSMVKSLQWLYEEYGSQAIFEDECAKYREEHQLTMLVVMTSRTDDAGFRRELAILPEPKFQADAQKLIAGLREQLQLQDVAADFSASSTKDSNSTYKSYDQLNVAASRKQVVPYLKAAFETL from the coding sequence ATGTCGTTACGTATCTTTTtagaacaattgaagacCTCCCATCTACCACGGGTATTAGGATCCCcttccaaattgaaaatcgTGTATGGTAACGAAAGTGCAGACATGGATTCCGTGGCATCGGCCATCACATATGCCTACTTCAATTACGTATATGATCCTACTCAACTAGTAATCCCCATTATCAATATTCCCAGATGTGATTTACCTTTGAGGAGGGACATATTGTTTGCTCTGGACAAGATCAGCATCACTGAGGATTTATTGTATTTcaatgaagatttgaacAAGTTTATTCAAGTTCATGAGGCTGGTATTGAGACCGTACTTGTAGATCATAATGATTTACCAAAGCTGGATGGAATAAGGACTGTGGTTGGTGTCATTGACCATCATGCAGACCTGGGATTATATAAGGATGCTTCCCCGAGAGTCATAAGGCCCACTGGAAgttgttcttctttggttttCAACTATTGGATCGGTTTGATTAAGGGTTGGGTAAGGATGAAAGATGCCATCCCCTTAAGCATGGCTGCACTCGTGATCGATACTACCAATTTGAAGCATAGAGTGGAGGAACCTGATTTGGAAGCTTGTGCCATCTACGACAAGGCTCTCCCCGATTTTGATAGACACCAGTATTGTAAGGActtaaagaaaagaaagaacGATATTAAAGGGTTTACTGTGCATGATCTCTTACGAAAGGATTATAAGCAATTCCAGTTTGCAAATAGCAATGGAGATGAGATAGATGTGGGGATTTCATCGATGGTGAAATCGTTGCAATGGCTCTATGAAGAATATGGGAGTCAGGCAATATTTGAAGACGAATGTGCTAAATACCGAGAAGAACATCAATTAACCATGCTTGTGGTGATGACCTCGAGGACCGACGATGCAGGGTTCAGAAGAGAACTAGCTATCTTACCCGAGCCCAAATTCCAAGCAGATGCACAGAAGTTGATTGCCGGCCTCAGAGAGCAATTGCAATTGCAAGATGTTGCTGCTGATTTCAGTGCATCCAGTACGAAAGATTCCAACTCTACGTATAAATCTTACGACCAACTGAATGTTGCTGCCAGCAGAAAGCAAGTGGTTCCATATTTAAAAGCAGCTTTCGAGACTTTATAG
- the MGM101 gene encoding Mgm101p (ancestral locus Anc_4.380), which translates to MSISTIAWKGITTRRALPLLRLLSTGPASTSSTATAVKKAPYKSTTTTTTQSSSTTTAKPKPVFSRTLNSALGNIPLETDSSKKLEENEEPVKPQEHDETNAVEEIDWYRSWHGVGSKPFGSPIQKALFQELSPDDIEIKPDGLIYLPEIKYRRILTKVFGAGGWGLVPRSETIVTPNLVTREYALICHGRLVSVARGEQDYFNENGIPTATEGCKSNALMRCCKDLGIGSELWDPVFIKKFKTTHCVDKFVEHVVTKKKKKIWLRKDRQVEYPYK; encoded by the coding sequence ATGTCTATATCAACAATTGCCTGGAAAGGTATTACTACAAGGAGAGCTTTGCCTCTGTTACGACTTCTCAGTACAGGCCCGGCTAGTACTTCCTCGACAGCAACTGCAGTGAAAAAAGCTCCTTATAAGAgcacaacaacaacaacaactcaatcttcttccacCACCACAGCAAAACCTAAGCCTGTGTTTTCCAGAACTTTGAATAGTGCTTTAGGAAATATACCCTTGGAGACCGATTCTTCTAAGAAACTGGAAGAGAATGAAGAGCCTGTTAAACCTCAAGAGCACGATGAAACTAACGCCGTTGAAGAGATTGATTGGTATAGATCATGGCATGGAGTGGGTAGTAAGCCATTTGGGTCCCCAATTCAAAAGGCGTTATTTCAAGAGTTATCCCCggatgatattgaaataaaacCTGATGGACTAATTTATCTACCTGAGATTAAATATCGTAGAATATTGACTAAAGTGTTTGGTGCTGGGGGTTGGGGGCTTGTTCCACGCTCAGAAACTATTGTAACGCCTAATCTCGTAACTAGAGAATACGCTCTAATTTGTCATGGAAGACTTGTGAGTGTTGCCCGAGGAGAACAAGACTATTTCAATGAGAATGGGATCCCAACGGCCACTGAAGGGTGTAAGAGTAACGCTTTAATGAGGTGCTGTAAGGATCTGGGTATTGGATCTGAGTTATGGGACCCTGTATTTATTAAGAAGTTCAAGACTACACACTGTGTGGACAAGTTTGTAGAACATGTTGTcaccaagaagaagaagaaaatctgGTTGCGTAAGGATAGACAAGTAGAATATCCATATAAATAG
- the SMN1 gene encoding Smn1p (ancestral locus Anc_4.381) yields the protein MKLASVLTFYATVSTAFLLPERYFDIGVNKIRSLKVGELNFLHTTDTHGWLGSHLVQPDFDADWGDFISFVDLFKKNRLTNKQDLLVIDTGDKRDGNGLSDATSPSGIATTALFNEQDYDLLTLGNHELYNPANTEVEYYSTAMSHKFKNKYVCSNVDFVKEDGTIVPFGNKYLYLETPKNKIRILTLSFIFHFQKANQRARVTSPIEEIMTRDWFKEMLERHPENELDMLLIFGHVPITDHENHELEQVHEYLRKFYPNIIIQYFGGHSHIRDFVILDDKSSCLQSGRYSETVGFLSIDNVKSEKPSFFRRYINFSKRSFKFHSHAKSLDTHKGKHVSSKVECLRKSLGLNKVIGFVSKTYYMAARQIDSEENVYHMLVNKVLPRLKPDIDISSVSRFITINTGAVRYDLFKGPFTKDSEYIVLPFPNKWLYLEVPLYLAMQVEEYLNHRPSIASLGPPQSFALSRPDSCPLVNDPSLSEGYVTRDDFGCNGDDTPRNSQNTYKIPSVVQLREILPSTQPNDNVHFIFYSFVQSDIIQALNSLLIENNITDKAYDATDCKAYGGKSTQELLRDYIHESTEGYLT from the coding sequence ATGAAGCTTGCCAGCGTTTTAACATTCTATGCTACGGTAAGCACCGCTTTTCTTTTACCGgaaagatattttgatattggGGTTAACAAGATAAGATCGTTAAAAGTGGGTGAGTTAAACTTCCTACATACCACAGATACCCATGGTTGGCTGGGCTCACATTTAGTACAACCAGATTTTGATGCAGATTGGGGTGATTTTATTTCCTTCGTTGATCTCTTTAAGAAGAATAGGCTTACAAATAAACAAGACTTACTTGTTATTGATACGGGTGATAAACGTGATGGTAACGGATTAAGTGATGCTACATCTCCGAGTGGCATTGCAACGACTGCATTGTTTAATGAACAGGATTATGACTTGTTAACTTTAGGTAACCATGAGTTATATAATCCAGCAAATACTGAAGttgaatattattcaaCGGCTATGTCTCACAAATTTAAGAACAAATATGTGTGTAGCAACGTTGATTTTGTTAAGGAGGATGGAACAATTGTTCCCTTTGGAAATAAGTACCTATATCTAGAGACTCCTAAGAACAAAATCAGAATTCTAACCTTATccttcattttccattttcaaaaagcAAATCAGAGAGCTAGAGTTACATCACCAATCGAAGAAATTATGACTAGGGATTGGTTTAAGGAAATGTTAGAGAGGCATCCTGAGAATGAATTAGATATGCTACTTATCTTTGGTCATGTTCCAATTACTGATCACGAAAATCATGAATTGGAACAAGTTCATGAATACCTCCGGAAATTCTACCCCAATATTATCATCCAATATTTTGGAGGGCATTCACATATTCGAGATTTCGTTATCTTAGATGATAAATCTTCTTGTTTACAAAGTGGCAGATATTCTGAAACTGTTGGGTTTTTGTCCATTGATAATGTTAAGTCAGAGAAGCCATCATTTTTTAGAAGATATATCAATTTTAGCAAGAGatcattcaaattccaTTCGCACGCTAAGTCACTGGATACCCACAAAGGAAAACATGTCTCATCAAAAGTAGAATGTTTACGGAAAAGTTTGGGTTTAAACAAAGTTATCGGTTTTGTATCAAAGACATATTATATGGCAGCACGACAGATAGACTCAGAGGAAAATGTATATCACATGCTTGTCAATAAAGTTTTGCCAAGATTAAAGCCAGATATTGACATTTCCTCTGTAAGCCGTTTCATTACCATAAACACAGGTGCTGTTAGATACGATCTTTTCAAAGGTCCATTCACTAAAGATAGCgaatatattgttttacCCTTCCCAAACAAATGGTTGTATCTGGAGGTTCCATTATATCTTGCTATGCAAGtagaagaatatttgaatcaTAGACCTTCAATAGCATCACTAGGACCTCCTCAATCATTTGCGCTTTCCAGACCTGACTCTTGCCCACTCGTTAATGATCCCTCCTTAAGTGAAGGGTACGTAACAAGAGACGATTTCGGTTGTAACGGTGATGATACTCCACGTAATTCTCAGAACACATATAAGATACCAAGTGTGGTTCAATTGAGAGAAATATTGCCTTCAACACAACCAAATGATAACgttcattttattttctataGTTTTGTTCAATCTGACATTATTCAGgcattaaattctttacTTATTGAGAATAATATCACAGATAAGGCATATGATGCCACAGATTGCAAAGCTTACGGTGGGAAATCAACGCAGGAATTATTGAGAGACTACATTCATGAAAGTACTGAAGGTTATCTTACCTAG
- the RPS4B gene encoding 40S ribosomal protein eS4 (ancestral locus Anc_4.382), whose amino-acid sequence MARGPKKHLKRLAAPHHWLLDKLSGCYAPRPSAGPHKLRESLPLIVFLRNRLKYALNGREVKAILMQRHVKVDGKVRTDTTYPTGFMDVITLDATNENFRLVYDVKGRFAVHRITDEEASYKLAKVKKVQLGKKGVPYVVTHDGRTIRYPDPNIKVNDTVKVDLASGKITDYIKFDAGKLVYVTGGRNLGRIGTIVHKERHDGGFDLVHIKDSLDNTFVTRLNNVFIIGEPGKPYISLPKGKGIKLTIAEERDRRRAQQGL is encoded by the exons ATGGCTAGAGGACC AAAGAAGCATCTAAAGAGATTAGCAGCTCCACACCACTGGTTGTTGGACAAATTATCTGGTTGTTACGCTCCAAGACCATCTGCTGGTCCACACAAGTTGCGTGAATCTTTACCATTGATCGTTTTCTTAAGAAACAGATTAAAGTATGCTTTGAACGGTCGTGAAGTCAAGGCTATCTTGATGCAACGTCACGTCAAGGTTGATGGTAAGGTCAGAACCGACACCACCTACCCAACTGGTTTCATGGATGTCATCACCTTAGATGCCACCAATGAAAACTTCAGATTGGTCTACGATGTTAAGGGTAGATTCGCTGTCCACCGTATCACCGATGAAGAAGCTTCTTACAAGTTGGCTAAGGTCAAGAAGGTTCAATTAGGTAAGAAGGGTGTTCCATACGTTGTTACCCACGACGGTAGAACCATCAGATACCCAGATCCAAACATCAAGGTCAATGACACCGTCAAGGTCGATTTGGCTTCTGGTAAGATCACTGACTACATCAAGTTCGATGCTGGTAAGCTAGTTTACGTTACCGGTGGTCGTAACTTGGGTAGAATTGGTACCATTGTTCACAAGGAAAGACACGATGGTGGTTTCGACTTAGTTCACATCAAGGATTCTTTGGACAACACTTTCGTCACTAGATTAAACAATGTCTTCATCATTGGTGAACCAGGTAAGCCATACATTTCCTTGCCAAAGGGTAAGGGTATTAAGTTGACCATCGCTGAAGAACGTGACAGAAGAAGAGCTCAACAAGGTTTATAa
- the NCAS0A06420 gene encoding uncharacterized protein produces the protein MEEPTSFENVLGESSQDICTLTDSTPRKKKQKVSANYTPISNHPKTSKSDKRSSLSEYRKKPSKFDETIALTLTLNLSLNWLADKSLRRQFNRLYENDNGYKTAGPKDNLTLNPISLSIAIGNKVKEINYFWRRELLSSEYVLNQKLYVREVNQESLKISILQRIEDLRDVTFLSLVFDHWPNYKMGNFSGVTLVTYDEMRNTLCPFLLQMAPLSSHTTDAIGTQLDNITQDFPGLKSLTVAMSTDNAANILKTPKGLEKLNKLNDRFLGHVPCLLQSINRVNGTLFESSEEGRDDIRSYMESRLMEKYALECQLQEDGSKIGNYTADSFFESLQKTQNIDDELTYFLSGDKILRKNNELAYEIKTSFIKKEIFNSHCQKHQIAHADNDLRLKSYCITRWVSAIDTLQRIKLLKPVLTDLGNDQTFVTKFTKEDFALADDLLKFIEPFQVLCETLSRDNCTVKFAIPLLLHYKILMEQNDIEHLKSNSVNFQHTKHLTQFTEKMKKYYHKYTENKVCEISSFLCINFVNSKFWPAKYPGRGADGKKTSFIAEMLSKKISEAIIPFLNVHYNKEDDFENQVVDPNSSFIAGFDDTVDQGSIGAIDNSEEVGAGNDTTFNKESIRTDLEQLIFEEIIEYCAKADQERRNCVKEFAQTNKFPSMERFKWKCSTIVGADNIFWKKFGANFPILSFANRLFRNIPASSIYVERLFGVASMIDAKKKSQQSNKMLENLCILKSFRSNISLEEINLATCNLKDAIEVTVAFSDSEEDD, from the coding sequence ATGGAGGAACCAacttcttttgaaaatgtctTAGGTGAAAGTTCTCAGGACATTTGTACCTTGACCGATTCTActccaagaaagaaaaagcaAAAAGTTAGCGCTAATTATACACCTATTTCGAACCACCCTAAAACTTCGAAATCTGATAAGAGATCCTCTTTATCTGAATACCGAAAAAAGCCAagtaaatttgatgaaactATTGCGTTAACTTTAACCcttaatttatcattaaattggCTAGCTGACAAGAGTTTAAGAAGGCAATTTAACCGCCTTTACGAAAATGACAATGGTTATAAAACAGCAGGTCCAAAAGATAACCTTACGTTGAACCCCATAAGCTTATCCATAGCTATCGGGAACAAagttaaagaaataaattatttttggCGTAGAGAATTATTATCTTCTGAATATGTTTTAAATCAAAAACTTTATGTAAGAGAAGTTAACCAggaatctttgaaaatatcaattttaCAAAGGATAGAAGACTTACGGGATGTAACATTCTTATCATTAGTTTTTGATCATTGGCcaaattacaaaatggGCAATTTTTCCGGAGTGACGTTAGTGACTTATGATGAAATGAGAAATACCCTATGCCCGTTTTTATTACAAATGGCTCCGTTGAGTTCACACACCACAGATGCAATAGGCACTCAGTTAGATAACATCACGCAGGATTTTCCAGGTTTAAAGAGTTTAACCGTCGCTATGTCAACTGATAATGCTGCCAATATACTCAAAACCCCGAAAGGATTAGAGAAACTTAATAAGCTCAATGATAGATTTTTGGGACATGTTCCATGCCTTCTCCAAAGCATAAATAGGGTAAATGGGACACTTTTTGAATCTTCTGAAGAAGGTAGGGATGACATTAGATCATATATGGAAAGTAGATTAATGGAAAAATATGCTCTAGAGTGTCAACTTCAAGAGGATGGCTCTAAGATAGGGAATTATACTGCTGATTCGTTTTTTGAATCTTTGCAAAAAACACAGAATATTGACGATGAACTTACGTACTTTTTATCTGGAGACAAAATATTGAGGAAGAACAACGAACTTGCGTATGAAATCAAGACTAGCTTCATAAAAAAGGAGATATTTAATTCTCATTGCCAGAAACATCAAATAGCACATGCAGATAACGATCTAAGATTAAAATCATATTGTATAACGAGATGGGTTTCTGCAATTGATACATTACAAAGAATAAAACTACTAAAACCAGTTTTGACGGATTTGGGAAATGACCAAACCTTCGTCACAAAATTTACGAAGGAGGATTTTGCTTTAGCAGATGATCTTttaaaatttattgaaCCATTTCAGGTCCTTTGCGAAACCCTGTCTAGAGATAATTGTACAGTAAAATTTGCAATACCATTACTACTGCATTATAAGATTCTGATGGAACAGAATGATATAGAACACTTAAAGAGCAACAGTGTAAATTTTCAACATACCAAACATTTGACCCAATTCACagagaagatgaagaaatattacCATAAATATACAGAGAACAAAGTCTGTGAaatttcttcctttttaTGCATTAATTTTGTTAACAGCAAATTTTGGCCTGCAAAATACCCAGGCAGGGGGGCTGATGGTAAGAAAACATCATTCATTGCAGAAATGTTAagtaaaaaaatatctgaGGCCATAATACCATTTTTGAACGTTCATTATAATAAGGAGGAcgattttgaaaatcaaGTAGTTGACCCAAATAGCAGTTTTATTGCTGGCTTTGATGATACTGTGGATCAGGGAAGTATTGGGGCAATTGACAACAGTGAGGAAGTAGGGGCTGGTAACGACACCACATTCAACAAGGAATCTATCAGAACAGATCTGGAACAGCTTATTTTTGAGGAAATAATAGAATATTGTGCCAAAGCGGATCAAGAGCGTAGAAATTGTGTCAAAGAATTCGCACAAACCAATAAATTCCCTAGTATGGAACGTTTTAAATGGAAATGCAGTACAATTGTAGGGGCTGACAAcatattttggaaaaaatttgGGGCCAACTTCCCCATCCTCTCTTTTGCAAACCGTTTATTTAGAAATATTCCTGCCAGTTCTATCTATGTTGAACGCTTATTTGGTGTTGCAAGTATGATTGATGCAAAAAAAAAGAGCCAACAGTCGAATAAAATGCTTGAAAACCTTTGTATTCTAAAATCTTTTCGGTCAAATATTAGCTTAGAGGAGATCAACTTGGCAACTTGTAATCTTAAGGACGCCATTGAAGTTACTGTCGCTTTCTCCGATTCAGAAGAAGACGATTAA